One Narcine bancroftii isolate sNarBan1 chromosome 3, sNarBan1.hap1, whole genome shotgun sequence DNA window includes the following coding sequences:
- the rfng gene encoding beta-1,3-N-acetylglucosaminyltransferase radical fringe isoform X3 encodes MRLRRAASSRLCFLLALTLCTSLLLLVGLQQWGRHDLQLANPGQPFREPPGRFGHASRQRGSLQKKQRAGAAPGRSDASPSTAAQRGPSWHQNVQPARLLRARVQGKGPVSDPAGREQAAPPSEEEAALMLWDVPLHDRYTGSGKHKMQLADIFIAVKTTRKYHQARLNLLFQTWISLVQNQTFIFTDGEDKELRKRAGSNMINTNCSPAYTRQALCCKMSVEYDKFIESKKRWFCHVDDDNYVNIHSLVYLLSAYSHTQDVYIGRPSLDHPVEAVERVKSGGSTSVKFWFATGGAGFCISRGLALKMSPWASFGNFISTAEKIRLPDDCTIGYIIESLLEVKMIHSDLFHSHLENLQQIPPPIIPKQVTLSYGSSDMKRNVLRVPGPFSLAEDPSRCIN; translated from the exons ATGCGTTTACGCCGTGCTGCAAGCAGTCGACTCTGTTTCCTGCTCGCCTTGACTCTCTGCACGTCGCTCCTGCTCTTGGTGGGGCTCCAGCAGTGGGGGCGCCACGATCTGCAGCTCGCAAACCCCGGGCAGCCGTTCAGAGAGCCCCCCGGAAGATTTGGCCACGCAAGCCGGCAGAGAGGCAGCCTCCAGAAGAAGCAACGAGCTGGAGCCGCGCCCGGGAGGTCCGACGCTTCTCCCAGCACCGCAGCACAAAGGGGACCGAGCTGGCACCAAAATGTCCAGCCAGCCAGGCTCCTTCGGGCTCGCGTTCAGGGGAAAGGGCCCGTGAGCGACCCAGCGGGAAGGGAACAGGCTGCTCCTCCCTCGGAGGAGGAAGCCGCACTGATGCTTTGGGACGTTCCCCTGCACGACAGGTACACGGGCTCCGGGAAACATAAAATGCAACTCGCTGACATTTTCATCGCGGTGAAAACGACACGCAAGTATCACCAAGCCCGACTTAATCTGCTCTTTCAGACCTGGATTTCATTGGTGCAAAACCAG ACATTTATATTCACAGATGGCGAAGACAAAGAATTGCGGAAAAGGGCTG GAAGCAACATGATTAATACAAACTGCTCTCCTGCATATACACGTCAAGCACTTTGTTGTAAGATGTCAGTGGAGTATGACAAGTTTATTGAATCTAAAAAAAG ATGGTTTTGCCACgttgatgatgataattatgtaAATATTCACAGTCTGGTCTACCTATTGTCTGCATATTCACACACCCAAGATGTTTACATTGGCAGACCAAGCCTTGATCATCCTGTTGAAGCTGTAGAGAGGGTAAAGAGTGGTGGGTCG ACCTCTGTGAAGTTTTGGTTCGCTACAGGAGGAGCTGGCTTCTGTATAAGCCGTGGGTTGGCATTAAAAATGAGTCCCTGGGCCAG CTTTGGGAATTTTATTAGCACGGCAGAGAAGATTCGTCTTCCAGATGACTGCACAATTGGCTACATCATTGAAAGTCTGTTGGAGGTGAAGATGATTCACAGTGACCTGTTCCACTCACACCTAGAAAACCTGCAGCAGATCCCACCACCTATCATCCCCAAGCAG GTTACGTTAAGTTATGGAAGTTCAGACATGAAGCGGAATGTTCTGAGAGTCCCAGGACCTTTCAGCTTAGCAGAGGATCCTTCACG
- the rfng gene encoding beta-1,3-N-acetylglucosaminyltransferase radical fringe isoform X1 — MRLRRAASSRLCFLLALTLCTSLLLLVGLQQWGRHDLQLANPGQPFREPPGRFGHASRQRGSLQKKQRAGAAPGRSDASPSTAAQRGPSWHQNVQPARLLRARVQGKGPVSDPAGREQAAPPSEEEAALMLWDVPLHDRYTGSGKHKMQLADIFIAVKTTRKYHQARLNLLFQTWISLVQNQTFIFTDGEDKELRKRAGSNMINTNCSPAYTRQALCCKMSVEYDKFIESKKRWFCHVDDDNYVNIHSLVYLLSAYSHTQDVYIGRPSLDHPVEAVERVKSGGSTSVKFWFATGGAGFCISRGLALKMSPWASFGNFISTAEKIRLPDDCTIGYIIESLLEVKMIHSDLFHSHLENLQQIPPPIIPKQVTLSYGSSDMKRNVLRVPGPFSLAEDPSRSTHNYHGKLSMQLYIQKDFSMSAGVLNHLVGTFLTFIILLIILCKEGKKMANI, encoded by the exons ATGCGTTTACGCCGTGCTGCAAGCAGTCGACTCTGTTTCCTGCTCGCCTTGACTCTCTGCACGTCGCTCCTGCTCTTGGTGGGGCTCCAGCAGTGGGGGCGCCACGATCTGCAGCTCGCAAACCCCGGGCAGCCGTTCAGAGAGCCCCCCGGAAGATTTGGCCACGCAAGCCGGCAGAGAGGCAGCCTCCAGAAGAAGCAACGAGCTGGAGCCGCGCCCGGGAGGTCCGACGCTTCTCCCAGCACCGCAGCACAAAGGGGACCGAGCTGGCACCAAAATGTCCAGCCAGCCAGGCTCCTTCGGGCTCGCGTTCAGGGGAAAGGGCCCGTGAGCGACCCAGCGGGAAGGGAACAGGCTGCTCCTCCCTCGGAGGAGGAAGCCGCACTGATGCTTTGGGACGTTCCCCTGCACGACAGGTACACGGGCTCCGGGAAACATAAAATGCAACTCGCTGACATTTTCATCGCGGTGAAAACGACACGCAAGTATCACCAAGCCCGACTTAATCTGCTCTTTCAGACCTGGATTTCATTGGTGCAAAACCAG ACATTTATATTCACAGATGGCGAAGACAAAGAATTGCGGAAAAGGGCTG GAAGCAACATGATTAATACAAACTGCTCTCCTGCATATACACGTCAAGCACTTTGTTGTAAGATGTCAGTGGAGTATGACAAGTTTATTGAATCTAAAAAAAG ATGGTTTTGCCACgttgatgatgataattatgtaAATATTCACAGTCTGGTCTACCTATTGTCTGCATATTCACACACCCAAGATGTTTACATTGGCAGACCAAGCCTTGATCATCCTGTTGAAGCTGTAGAGAGGGTAAAGAGTGGTGGGTCG ACCTCTGTGAAGTTTTGGTTCGCTACAGGAGGAGCTGGCTTCTGTATAAGCCGTGGGTTGGCATTAAAAATGAGTCCCTGGGCCAG CTTTGGGAATTTTATTAGCACGGCAGAGAAGATTCGTCTTCCAGATGACTGCACAATTGGCTACATCATTGAAAGTCTGTTGGAGGTGAAGATGATTCACAGTGACCTGTTCCACTCACACCTAGAAAACCTGCAGCAGATCCCACCACCTATCATCCCCAAGCAG GTTACGTTAAGTTATGGAAGTTCAGACATGAAGCGGAATGTTCTGAGAGTCCCAGGACCTTTCAGCTTAGCAGAGGATCCTTCACG ATCAACACATAATTATCATGGAAAACTGAGCATGCAACTTTACATACAAAAGGACTTTtcaatgtcagcaggtgtcttaAACCATTTGGTTGGCACGTTCCTCACCTTTATTATCCTCTTGATCATTCTGtgtaaagaaggaaaaaagatggCCAACATTTAG
- the rfng gene encoding beta-1,3-N-acetylglucosaminyltransferase radical fringe isoform X2 produces MRLRRAASSRLCFLLALTLCTSLLLLVGLQQWGRHDLQLANPGQPFREPPGRFGHASRQRGSLQKKQRAGAAPGRSDASPSTAAQRGPSWHQNVQPARLLRARVQGKGPVSDPAGREQAAPPSEEEAALMLWDVPLHDRYTGSGKHKMQLADIFIAVKTTRKYHQARLNLLFQTWISLVQNQTFIFTDGEDKELRKRAGSNMINTNCSPAYTRQALCCKMSVEYDKFIESKKRWFCHVDDDNYVNIHSLVYLLSAYSHTQDVYIGRPSLDHPVEAVERVKSGGSTSVKFWFATGGAGFCISRGLALKMSPWASFGNFISTAEKIRLPDDCTIGYIIESLLEVKMIHSDLFHSHLENLQQIPPPIIPKQVTLSYGSSDMKRNVLRVPGPFSLAEDPSRFKSIHCLLYHDVWCPAKDSDQQK; encoded by the exons ATGCGTTTACGCCGTGCTGCAAGCAGTCGACTCTGTTTCCTGCTCGCCTTGACTCTCTGCACGTCGCTCCTGCTCTTGGTGGGGCTCCAGCAGTGGGGGCGCCACGATCTGCAGCTCGCAAACCCCGGGCAGCCGTTCAGAGAGCCCCCCGGAAGATTTGGCCACGCAAGCCGGCAGAGAGGCAGCCTCCAGAAGAAGCAACGAGCTGGAGCCGCGCCCGGGAGGTCCGACGCTTCTCCCAGCACCGCAGCACAAAGGGGACCGAGCTGGCACCAAAATGTCCAGCCAGCCAGGCTCCTTCGGGCTCGCGTTCAGGGGAAAGGGCCCGTGAGCGACCCAGCGGGAAGGGAACAGGCTGCTCCTCCCTCGGAGGAGGAAGCCGCACTGATGCTTTGGGACGTTCCCCTGCACGACAGGTACACGGGCTCCGGGAAACATAAAATGCAACTCGCTGACATTTTCATCGCGGTGAAAACGACACGCAAGTATCACCAAGCCCGACTTAATCTGCTCTTTCAGACCTGGATTTCATTGGTGCAAAACCAG ACATTTATATTCACAGATGGCGAAGACAAAGAATTGCGGAAAAGGGCTG GAAGCAACATGATTAATACAAACTGCTCTCCTGCATATACACGTCAAGCACTTTGTTGTAAGATGTCAGTGGAGTATGACAAGTTTATTGAATCTAAAAAAAG ATGGTTTTGCCACgttgatgatgataattatgtaAATATTCACAGTCTGGTCTACCTATTGTCTGCATATTCACACACCCAAGATGTTTACATTGGCAGACCAAGCCTTGATCATCCTGTTGAAGCTGTAGAGAGGGTAAAGAGTGGTGGGTCG ACCTCTGTGAAGTTTTGGTTCGCTACAGGAGGAGCTGGCTTCTGTATAAGCCGTGGGTTGGCATTAAAAATGAGTCCCTGGGCCAG CTTTGGGAATTTTATTAGCACGGCAGAGAAGATTCGTCTTCCAGATGACTGCACAATTGGCTACATCATTGAAAGTCTGTTGGAGGTGAAGATGATTCACAGTGACCTGTTCCACTCACACCTAGAAAACCTGCAGCAGATCCCACCACCTATCATCCCCAAGCAG GTTACGTTAAGTTATGGAAGTTCAGACATGAAGCGGAATGTTCTGAGAGTCCCAGGACCTTTCAGCTTAGCAGAGGATCCTTCACG ATTCAAATCTATACATTGCCTCCTTTATCACGACGTCTGGTGTCCTGCAAAAGACAGTGATCAGCAAAAATGA